In Mastigocladopsis repens PCC 10914, a single window of DNA contains:
- a CDS encoding acetate kinase: MKILVLNAGSSSQKSCVYEITGDTLPEEPLKPLWEAKIDWTHHQGFAEIEVKTDTGKQLQEEIPADSRPQVIAHMLDTLWSGSTQIISQPSEIDVVGHRVVHGGQEYRKSVVITEDVKKAIARLATLAPAHNPANLEGIEAISQHLGSVTQVAAFDTAFHSHLPDAAAIYPGPYEWVEQGIRRYGFHGISHQYCAARAARILGQDLASLRLMTCHLGNGCSLAAIKNGRSIDTTMGFTPLDGLMMGTRSGAVDPGILIHLMRQSDYSVEKLDHVLNRASGLRGISDVSNDMRQIREAISQGNSRAQLAWDIYVHRLRSYMGAMLATLGGLDALVFTAGVGENNPDIRAAACEAFGFLELKLDPEKNAHQPVDVDIATPDSAVRVLVIHTEEDWEIACECWRVLKQSC, encoded by the coding sequence ATGAAAATACTAGTACTGAATGCCGGATCGAGCAGTCAAAAGAGTTGTGTGTACGAAATTACGGGTGACACTCTCCCTGAAGAACCTCTCAAACCCCTATGGGAAGCAAAAATAGACTGGACTCACCATCAAGGCTTTGCAGAGATTGAGGTCAAAACAGATACTGGCAAACAGCTGCAAGAGGAAATCCCAGCAGACTCGCGACCTCAAGTCATCGCTCATATGCTTGATACGCTGTGGAGTGGTTCCACCCAGATCATCAGTCAGCCATCAGAAATTGATGTGGTGGGGCATCGCGTGGTACATGGTGGACAAGAATACCGGAAGAGTGTGGTAATTACTGAAGATGTGAAAAAGGCGATCGCCCGTCTTGCCACCCTCGCTCCTGCCCATAATCCGGCTAATTTGGAAGGCATAGAGGCGATTTCGCAACATTTGGGATCTGTCACTCAAGTAGCAGCATTTGATACTGCATTTCATTCTCATCTACCTGATGCAGCAGCCATCTATCCTGGTCCATACGAGTGGGTAGAGCAAGGTATCCGTCGCTACGGTTTTCATGGCATCAGTCATCAGTACTGCGCTGCGCGTGCTGCTCGCATCCTGGGTCAAGATTTAGCATCTCTGCGGTTAATGACCTGTCATTTGGGCAACGGTTGCTCTTTGGCAGCAATTAAAAATGGTCGCAGTATTGATACAACTATGGGATTCACTCCACTAGATGGATTGATGATGGGCACTCGTTCTGGTGCTGTTGACCCAGGAATTCTGATTCACCTGATGCGGCAATCTGATTATTCGGTTGAGAAACTCGACCATGTTCTTAATCGTGCTTCTGGCTTACGTGGAATTTCTGATGTCTCTAATGATATGCGACAGATTAGAGAGGCAATTTCCCAAGGTAACTCCCGCGCTCAATTAGCATGGGATATCTACGTGCATCGCCTGCGGTCTTATATGGGTGCTATGCTTGCAACCTTAGGGGGATTAGATGCCCTGGTGTTTACCGCAGGTGTGGGTGAAAATAATCCTGATATTCGCGCCGCCGCTTGTGAAGCCTTTGGATTTTTGGAACTAAAACTTGACCCCGAAAAAAATGCACATCAGCCTGTTGATGTGGATATTGCTACCCCTGATTCGGCGGTGCGGGTACTCGTGATTCACACGGAAGAAGATTGGGAAATTGCTTGTGAATGTTGGCGAGTGTTGAAACAGAGTTGTTGA
- a CDS encoding alpha-D-glucose phosphate-specific phosphoglucomutase, whose amino-acid sequence MVSKTIHTQPFTDQKPGTSGLRKKVSVFQQPHYLENFVQSIFDSLQGYQGQTLVLGGDGRYYNRQAIQTILKMAAANGFGQVLVGNGGILSTPATSAIIRKYATFGGIILSASHNPGGPEGDFGIKYNISNGGPAPEKVTEAIYARSKEIDSYKILDVPDVNLDTLGEVKIGDMAVKVIDAVTDYAELMQSLFDFDRIRELVTNGQFRMCIDSMHAVTGPYAHKIFEERLGAAQGTVMNGTPLEDFGGGHPDPNLVYAHDLVDILFGENAPDFGAASDGDGDRNMILGRQFFVTPSDSLAILAANAKLVPGYSSGLAGIARSMPTSQAADRVAKQLGIECYETPTGWKFFGNLLDAGRATLCGEESFGTGSNHIREKDGLWAVLFWLNILAVRQQSVEEIVTEHWQTYGRNYYSRHDYEEVDSDRANTLITSLRAIAPNLKGKRYGSYEVEYGDDFSYTDPVDNSVSQKQGVRIGFTDGSRIVFRLSGTGTQGATLRVYLESYEPDPAKQNLDPQQALSNLITIADEIAQIHALTGMDKPTVIT is encoded by the coding sequence ATGGTTAGCAAAACTATACACACCCAACCGTTTACCGACCAGAAACCAGGTACTTCTGGACTGAGAAAGAAGGTTTCTGTCTTCCAGCAGCCTCATTATTTGGAAAACTTTGTGCAGTCCATCTTTGACAGTCTGCAAGGGTATCAAGGTCAAACTCTAGTTTTGGGAGGCGATGGTCGCTACTACAATCGTCAGGCAATTCAAACTATCCTCAAAATGGCAGCCGCCAATGGCTTTGGTCAAGTGCTGGTCGGCAATGGTGGTATTCTTTCTACCCCAGCGACCTCTGCCATTATTCGCAAATATGCGACTTTTGGTGGTATAATCCTCTCTGCCAGTCACAATCCTGGTGGTCCAGAAGGTGACTTTGGTATAAAATATAATATTAGTAATGGTGGACCAGCGCCGGAAAAAGTGACGGAAGCCATTTATGCTCGTAGCAAAGAGATTGATAGCTACAAAATTTTGGATGTTCCTGATGTCAATCTTGATACCTTAGGAGAGGTCAAGATAGGCGATATGGCGGTGAAGGTGATTGATGCCGTCACAGACTACGCAGAGTTAATGCAGTCGCTATTTGACTTTGACCGTATCCGGGAACTGGTGACGAACGGGCAGTTCCGGATGTGCATCGACTCCATGCACGCTGTGACCGGACCTTATGCTCACAAGATTTTTGAGGAGCGTTTGGGCGCAGCACAAGGTACTGTGATGAATGGCACTCCCCTAGAGGACTTTGGTGGAGGACATCCCGATCCCAACCTAGTTTATGCTCATGATCTGGTGGATATTCTGTTCGGAGAGAATGCTCCAGACTTCGGTGCTGCTTCCGATGGCGATGGCGATCGCAATATGATTCTGGGACGCCAATTCTTTGTGACTCCTAGCGATAGCCTAGCAATATTAGCAGCAAATGCCAAATTGGTTCCTGGGTATAGCTCTGGTTTGGCAGGAATTGCCCGCTCTATGCCCACCAGTCAAGCCGCAGACCGCGTGGCAAAACAACTGGGGATTGAGTGTTATGAAACTCCCACAGGTTGGAAATTCTTTGGTAATCTACTAGATGCAGGTAGAGCTACTCTGTGTGGTGAGGAGAGTTTCGGCACAGGTTCCAACCATATCCGCGAAAAAGATGGACTTTGGGCTGTGTTGTTCTGGTTGAATATCTTAGCAGTGCGACAACAGTCAGTCGAGGAGATTGTCACAGAACACTGGCAAACCTACGGACGCAATTACTACTCACGCCATGATTATGAAGAGGTAGATAGCGATCGCGCCAACACCCTAATCACAAGTCTGCGTGCTATTGCGCCAAACCTCAAAGGAAAGCGGTACGGTTCCTATGAAGTTGAGTACGGTGACGACTTCAGCTATACCGACCCAGTTGATAATAGCGTCAGTCAAAAGCAAGGGGTTCGCATTGGCTTCACCGATGGTTCGCGGATTGTCTTCCGGCTATCGGGTACGGGTACACAAGGCGCGACTTTAAGGGTCTATTTGGAAAGCTACGAACCTGACCCTGCAAAGCAGAATCTTGACCCACAACAAGCACTCTCCAACCTCATCACCATCGCAGATGAGATTGCCCAAATTCACGCTTTGACTGGCATGGACAAGCCAACTGTTATTACCTGA
- the gap gene encoding type I glyceraldehyde-3-phosphate dehydrogenase gives MTRLKVGINGFGRIGRLMFRAGIDNPNIEFVGINDLVPADNLAYLLKYDSTHGTFKGNVEAKDDGIVVNGHFIPCISIRNPAELPWGKLGADYVVESTGLFTNHEGAANHLQAGAKRVIISAPTKDPDRVPTLLVGVNHHLFDPAKDTIVSNASCTTNCLAPVAKVINDNFGLTEGLMTTVHAMTATQPTVDGPSKKDWRGGRGAAQNIIPSSTGAAKAVALVLPELKGKLTGMALRVPTPDVSVVDLTFKTAKATSYKEICAAMKAASEGELKGILGYTEDEVVSTDFQGDTRSSIFDAGAGMELNSNFFKVVAWYDNEWGYSNRVIDLMLSMAQKEGLLERVPAGVA, from the coding sequence TTGACTAGGCTGAAAGTTGGTATCAATGGATTTGGTCGGATCGGGCGGTTGATGTTTCGTGCTGGTATCGACAACCCTAACATCGAGTTTGTCGGTATTAACGACTTAGTACCAGCAGATAACCTTGCATACTTATTAAAGTACGATTCAACCCACGGAACCTTTAAGGGCAACGTTGAAGCAAAGGATGATGGCATCGTTGTCAATGGACACTTCATTCCTTGCATATCAATTCGGAATCCAGCAGAATTGCCTTGGGGTAAATTGGGTGCAGATTATGTCGTTGAATCTACAGGGCTCTTCACTAACCATGAAGGAGCGGCAAATCATCTGCAAGCAGGAGCAAAGCGGGTGATCATTTCCGCTCCTACTAAAGATCCAGACAGGGTTCCTACTCTATTGGTAGGTGTCAATCATCACCTGTTTGACCCAGCAAAAGACACCATCGTCTCTAATGCTAGCTGTACCACAAACTGTTTGGCTCCTGTCGCGAAGGTCATCAACGATAACTTTGGATTAACCGAAGGGCTGATGACCACAGTACACGCTATGACCGCCACTCAACCTACTGTAGACGGTCCCAGCAAAAAGGACTGGCGCGGTGGACGTGGCGCAGCGCAGAACATTATTCCCTCTTCTACAGGCGCAGCAAAAGCTGTGGCACTCGTTTTGCCAGAGTTAAAAGGCAAGTTGACCGGCATGGCACTCCGGGTTCCCACTCCCGATGTTTCAGTCGTTGATTTAACCTTTAAAACTGCCAAAGCTACCAGCTACAAAGAAATTTGTGCAGCCATGAAAGCGGCTTCCGAAGGGGAGCTAAAAGGTATTTTGGGTTACACAGAAGACGAGGTTGTTTCCACAGATTTTCAGGGTGATACTCGTTCTAGCATCTTTGATGCTGGTGCTGGTATGGAGTTGAACTCTAACTTCTTCAAAGTTGTTGCTTGGTACGACAACGAGTGGGGTTACTCGAACCGCGTCATTGACCTCATGTTGTCTATGGCACAGAAGGAAGGTTTGTTGGAGCGTGTACCTGCTGGTGTAGCTTAA
- a CDS encoding phosphoketolase family protein, which produces MTLASPPQTKPLTEEELRKMNAYWRAANYLSVGQIYLLDNPLLKEPLKLEHIKPRLLGHWGTTPGLNFLYVHLNRIIKKYDQNMIYIAGPGHGGPGIVANVYLEGTYSQYYPNISQDAEGMKKLFVQFSFPGGVGSHCTPELPGSIHEGGELGYSLFHAYGAAFDNPDLIVACVVGDGEAETGPLATSWHSNKFLNPVYDGAVLPILHLNGYKIANPTVLSRISHKELESLFVGYGYKPYFVEGSDPETMHQLMAATLETVINEIKEIQEDARTNGFSQRPQWPMIVLRSPKGWTGPKEVDGDKVEDYWRSHQVPFGELASKPEHIKLLEEWMKSYKSEELFDENGKFIPELAELAPKGKRRMGDNPHANGGLLLRDLRMPEFENYAVDVSEPGRVISEATKVSGKFLRDVMKLNLESRNFRIFGPDETKSNRLDAVFETTDRTWAAQRLPEDANLSAEGRVMEILSENACQGWLEGYLLTGRHGFFSCYEAFIHIVDSQFNQHAKWLDTTLDIPWRRPIASLNYLLTSHVWRQDHNGFSHQDPGFIDLVVNKKAKVIRVYLPPDANCLLSVTDHCLRSHNYVNVIVAGKQPALQYLDMDAAIKHCTKGLGIWEWASNDRGSEPDVVMACAGDIPTMEALAAVDILRQNFPDLKVRVVNVVDLMKLQPESEHPHGLSDKDFDSIFTTDKPIIFAFHGYPWLIHRLAYRRTNHANLHVRGYKEEGTTTTPFDMTVVNDVDRFHLAMDVINRVPHLGYKAAYVKQMLQDKLIEHKHYINKYGEDMPEIQNWKWPY; this is translated from the coding sequence ATGACTTTAGCAAGTCCTCCACAAACAAAGCCTTTAACAGAAGAAGAACTGCGGAAGATGAACGCCTACTGGCGTGCAGCTAATTATCTTTCAGTTGGGCAAATATATTTACTCGACAATCCGCTGCTAAAAGAACCGCTAAAACTGGAACACATTAAACCCAGGCTTTTGGGTCACTGGGGTACAACTCCGGGTCTTAACTTCCTCTACGTTCACCTCAACCGGATCATCAAAAAATATGACCAGAATATGATCTACATTGCTGGTCCTGGTCACGGTGGTCCCGGAATAGTTGCAAACGTTTACCTAGAAGGCACTTACAGCCAGTACTACCCCAACATCTCCCAAGATGCTGAGGGGATGAAGAAACTCTTCGTACAGTTCTCTTTCCCCGGCGGCGTTGGTAGCCATTGTACCCCTGAACTTCCTGGTTCCATCCACGAAGGCGGTGAACTTGGTTATTCGCTTTTCCATGCATACGGTGCAGCTTTTGACAACCCCGACCTTATCGTTGCTTGCGTTGTTGGCGATGGCGAAGCAGAAACTGGACCTCTAGCGACAAGCTGGCACTCCAACAAGTTTCTCAACCCCGTGTATGACGGTGCTGTACTCCCGATCCTCCATTTGAATGGGTACAAGATTGCCAACCCGACGGTCCTGTCACGCATCAGCCATAAGGAGTTAGAAAGCTTATTTGTAGGCTATGGTTACAAGCCCTACTTTGTGGAAGGTTCCGACCCGGAAACCATGCACCAGCTGATGGCGGCGACGCTGGAAACTGTGATTAACGAAATCAAAGAAATTCAGGAAGACGCCCGTACCAATGGTTTCAGTCAGCGTCCGCAATGGCCGATGATTGTTCTTAGAAGCCCCAAAGGGTGGACGGGACCCAAGGAAGTCGATGGCGACAAGGTAGAAGATTATTGGCGATCGCACCAAGTTCCTTTTGGGGAGTTGGCAAGCAAGCCAGAACACATCAAACTCCTAGAAGAGTGGATGAAGAGTTACAAGAGCGAAGAACTCTTCGATGAGAACGGCAAGTTCATTCCAGAACTTGCAGAACTGGCTCCCAAAGGAAAGCGACGCATGGGTGACAACCCCCACGCCAACGGCGGTCTTCTGCTGCGCGACTTGAGGATGCCTGAGTTTGAAAATTATGCCGTCGATGTTTCCGAACCAGGTAGGGTGATTTCGGAAGCAACTAAGGTGAGTGGAAAATTCTTACGGGATGTGATGAAACTCAACCTAGAGTCCCGCAACTTCCGCATCTTCGGTCCCGACGAAACAAAATCAAATCGCTTAGATGCTGTGTTTGAGACAACAGACCGCACTTGGGCGGCCCAGAGACTTCCTGAAGACGCTAACTTGTCTGCCGAAGGTCGGGTGATGGAAATTCTTAGCGAAAATGCCTGTCAAGGGTGGTTAGAAGGATACCTCCTCACAGGTCGCCACGGCTTCTTCTCCTGCTACGAGGCGTTCATCCACATCGTAGACTCCCAGTTCAACCAGCACGCCAAGTGGCTTGACACTACCCTGGATATTCCCTGGCGCAGACCAATTGCTTCGCTCAACTATCTCCTCACCTCCCACGTTTGGCGCCAAGACCACAACGGCTTTTCTCACCAAGACCCCGGTTTTATCGACCTTGTAGTCAACAAGAAAGCAAAAGTGATTCGGGTGTATTTGCCCCCCGATGCCAATTGTTTGCTATCGGTGACAGACCACTGTCTACGCAGCCACAACTATGTCAACGTCATCGTTGCTGGGAAGCAACCCGCTTTGCAATACTTGGATATGGATGCAGCAATTAAACACTGCACCAAAGGTCTCGGTATTTGGGAATGGGCAAGCAATGACAGAGGTAGTGAGCCAGATGTGGTAATGGCATGCGCTGGAGACATTCCCACGATGGAAGCCTTGGCGGCGGTGGACATTCTGCGCCAAAACTTCCCGGATCTGAAGGTACGGGTGGTGAACGTGGTTGACTTGATGAAACTTCAGCCTGAGTCGGAACATCCCCACGGACTCAGCGATAAAGACTTCGATAGTATTTTCACCACCGACAAGCCAATTATCTTTGCCTTCCACGGTTATCCTTGGCTGATTCACCGTCTAGCATATCGCCGGACAAACCATGCAAACCTTCATGTGCGGGGTTACAAGGAAGAGGGAACGACCACCACGCCTTTTGATATGACCGTAGTTAACGATGTAGATCGCTTCCACCTAGCTATGGACGTTATTAACCGCGTACCACATCTAGGGTATAAGGCGGCTTATGTCAAGCAGATGCTGCAAGATAAGCTGATTGAACACAAGCACTACATTAACAAGTACGGTGAGGATATGCCGGAAATCCAGAACTGGAAGTGGCCGTACTAG
- a CDS encoding DUF433 domain-containing protein: protein MSLAIVAETAPLQANEDGVILVGKTRVTLDTVVAVFNQGATAEELAYRYPSLSLADVYATIAFYLKHQSEVEAYLQQRRQQSQEIRTMNQAKFDPQGLRDRLLARKTEQEAC from the coding sequence ATGTCGTTAGCAATCGTGGCAGAAACTGCTCCTCTACAGGCAAATGAAGACGGTGTAATTTTAGTCGGCAAGACCCGTGTAACCTTAGATACTGTGGTTGCTGTCTTTAATCAGGGCGCAACAGCAGAGGAACTCGCTTATCGGTATCCGTCACTGAGTCTAGCCGATGTTTATGCCACGATTGCCTTCTATCTCAAGCACCAGTCTGAGGTAGAAGCCTACTTGCAACAGCGAAGGCAGCAATCGCAAGAGATCCGCACAATGAATCAAGCTAAGTTTGACCCACAAGGCTTACGCGATCGCCTACTTGCCCGTAAAACCGAGCAGGAAGCATGTTGA
- a CDS encoding DUF4238 domain-containing protein, producing MSGVRHHILPRFLLKGFASRSKREQVFTWQYRKEEKPFEINIINVSVVKHFYGSEGEANADPEITKLEVKYSVLIDGLRQRSHQGEVVEVNESRIADFIAHLVIRTKHLRESLYESTDNLLLEFHKCFSNFNNIKKVILNKLKLEKPNTLLQLLLSKGPNFLDERELELKTIFESLILIINNELPKVVRETHNQALAENPAPEIRANIYRELQWFVYKSNIPLILGDTGCLFEISGSRRFKSFHDKEDKIKNVFLPIASNLLLIGTNSEISQINLKAINEAIAKCSREFFVCSEYSVDINNLLPLIGKESELMKQSELEQIISKYLNNI from the coding sequence ATGTCAGGTGTAAGACATCACATACTTCCAAGATTTTTACTTAAAGGATTTGCTAGTCGAAGTAAGAGAGAACAAGTATTTACTTGGCAATATCGTAAGGAAGAAAAGCCATTTGAAATAAACATAATAAATGTTAGTGTTGTGAAACATTTTTATGGAAGCGAAGGAGAAGCTAATGCAGATCCGGAAATTACAAAATTAGAGGTAAAATATTCAGTTCTCATAGATGGATTAAGGCAGAGAAGTCATCAGGGTGAAGTAGTTGAAGTAAACGAATCACGAATAGCTGATTTTATTGCTCATCTAGTTATCCGAACAAAACATCTTAGAGAATCTCTCTATGAATCAACAGATAATTTATTACTTGAATTTCACAAATGCTTTTCCAATTTTAACAACATAAAAAAAGTTATTCTGAATAAATTAAAACTAGAAAAACCAAATACATTACTTCAATTATTATTGTCTAAAGGTCCTAATTTTTTAGATGAGCGAGAGTTAGAGCTTAAAACAATATTTGAATCTTTAATTTTAATTATTAACAATGAACTGCCGAAAGTAGTTAGAGAAACTCATAACCAAGCTTTAGCAGAGAATCCGGCTCCAGAAATAAGAGCAAATATTTATAGAGAATTGCAATGGTTTGTATATAAATCCAATATTCCTTTAATTCTTGGTGATACTGGATGTTTATTTGAGATTTCTGGTTCTAGAAGATTCAAATCTTTCCATGATAAAGAAGATAAAATTAAAAATGTTTTTTTACCGATAGCATCAAATTTACTCTTGATTGGAACTAACTCGGAAATCTCTCAAATTAATTTAAAGGCAATTAACGAAGCCATCGCAAAATGTAGCCGAGAGTTTTTTGTGTGTTCGGAATACTCTGTAGATATAAATAATCTTTTACCATTAATTGGTAAAGAGTCAGAGCTTATGAAGCAGTCAGAACTAGAACAAATTATAAGTAAGTATTTGAATAATATCTGA
- a CDS encoding reverse transcriptase domain-containing protein — protein MRNAETVLSVIRDRGYRDLPLDDVYRQLFNPKLYLLAYSRIYKNDGAMTPGVTTDTADGMSIKKIENLIENIRYERFRWTPVRRINVPKKNGKTRPLGIPTWNDKLVQEVIRLILEAYYEPQFSNSSHGFRPNRGCHTALTIIDRTWQGTKWFIEGDIRGCFDNIDHKILMSILREKILDNRFLRLIENLLKAGYCEQWKYYSTVSGTPQGSIISPILANIYLDKFDKFIEETLIPEYTRGKCRTENPEYSKLVKLAWYYRKNGQFEKARQLEIQYQKMPSKDVRDPGYRRLNYVRYADDFLLGFIGSFQEAKEIKEKLKTFLAENLQLELSPEKTLITNARNEAAKFLGYEILVQYSDTKHTNGKRSINGIIALRTPASFIEEKCALYMRNGKPIHRPELINDDDFTIVNIYQSEFRGYVQFYSLAQNIAWLRKLQWVMSSSLMKTLACKHKTSVAKLCAKYYKTVKLPQGLRKCVEITVPVEGKKPLVARFGGIQLKRNLKATIQDLPTKRKPAFRNELIKRLLADECEICGAKGNIEVHHIRALKDLKTKGRKEKPQWMQVMSARRRKTLMVCPQCHDAIHAGKPRYKRVS, from the coding sequence ATGCGAAACGCCGAAACGGTTTTAAGTGTAATCCGAGACAGAGGTTATCGTGACTTACCCCTGGATGATGTCTACAGGCAACTTTTCAATCCCAAGCTGTACCTACTGGCGTACAGTCGCATCTACAAAAATGATGGGGCAATGACACCAGGAGTCACAACTGACACTGCTGATGGGATGTCCATTAAAAAGATTGAAAACCTCATAGAAAATATTCGCTATGAACGTTTTCGGTGGACACCAGTGCGGCGAATTAATGTTCCCAAGAAAAATGGGAAAACTCGACCCCTAGGAATTCCCACTTGGAACGATAAATTGGTTCAGGAAGTAATACGTTTGATATTAGAAGCGTACTACGAACCCCAATTTTCTAACAGCAGTCATGGTTTTAGACCCAATCGTGGATGTCATACGGCACTAACAATAATAGACCGTACTTGGCAAGGAACCAAATGGTTTATCGAAGGAGATATTCGTGGATGTTTTGACAACATAGACCATAAAATCTTAATGTCAATTTTACGCGAGAAAATCCTAGATAATCGCTTCTTGAGATTGATTGAAAACTTGCTAAAAGCAGGTTACTGTGAGCAATGGAAATATTACTCTACCGTTAGCGGAACGCCGCAAGGCTCGATAATATCACCCATACTCGCAAATATATATCTTGACAAATTCGATAAATTTATCGAAGAGACACTCATTCCAGAATATACGCGTGGTAAATGTCGGACAGAAAATCCGGAGTATTCAAAACTCGTAAAACTCGCCTGGTACTACAGGAAAAATGGACAATTTGAAAAAGCGCGTCAACTGGAAATACAATACCAGAAAATGCCTTCTAAAGATGTCCGTGACCCTGGATACAGGAGGTTAAACTACGTCCGCTATGCAGATGATTTTCTGCTTGGTTTTATTGGCTCGTTTCAAGAGGCAAAGGAAATCAAGGAAAAATTAAAGACATTTTTGGCTGAAAATCTTCAGTTGGAACTGTCACCAGAAAAGACCTTAATTACTAATGCCAGAAATGAAGCAGCAAAGTTTTTAGGTTACGAAATTTTAGTTCAATATTCCGACACTAAGCATACCAATGGTAAACGCTCAATCAATGGAATTATTGCACTAAGAACTCCAGCAAGCTTTATAGAAGAAAAGTGCGCTCTATACATGAGGAATGGTAAACCCATTCATCGCCCTGAATTAATAAATGATGACGATTTTACTATTGTCAACATTTACCAGTCAGAATTTAGAGGATACGTACAATTCTATAGCCTTGCTCAAAACATTGCATGGCTGAGAAAACTTCAATGGGTTATGTCGAGTTCACTGATGAAAACCCTTGCCTGTAAACACAAAACTAGCGTGGCTAAACTCTGCGCCAAGTACTATAAGACGGTAAAACTTCCACAAGGTCTAAGAAAGTGCGTTGAAATAACCGTCCCAGTAGAAGGTAAGAAACCTTTGGTGGCTCGCTTCGGCGGCATACAATTAAAACGCAACCTAAAAGCAACCATACAAGACCTGCCGACAAAGAGAAAGCCCGCGTTCAGAAATGAACTAATCAAACGGCTTCTTGCGGATGAATGCGAGATTTGTGGAGCAAAAGGTAACATTGAAGTTCACCATATTCGCGCCCTTAAAGACCTTAAAACCAAGGGCAGGAAGGAAAAACCGCAATGGATGCAAGTTATGTCCGCACGTAGAAGGAAAACTCTCATGGTCTGCCCGCAATGCCATGATGCAATACACGCCGGTAAACCAAGATATAAACGAGTCTCGTGA
- the rimM gene encoding ribosome maturation factor RimM (Essential for efficient processing of 16S rRNA): MRDKETRQQGDKATKRVAGEKASPSSPSLNKSRLPTPTPEGWLEIGKIVAPQGLRGEMRVYPDTDFPERFEVPGKRWLLRPGETEPEPVELLSGRYVEGKKLCIIKLAGVENCDQAEELRGCKLMVKDCDRLPLGEDEYHVADLIGLQVFMQESGELVGTVVDVIPAGHDLLEVQRHACNDKKTKKVLIPFVKAITPVVDIAARRIEITPPDGLLEIND; this comes from the coding sequence ATGAGGGACAAGGAGACAAGGCAACAAGGCGACAAGGCGACAAAGAGAGTGGCGGGAGAAAAAGCTTCCCCATCTTCCCCATCTCTCAACAAGTCCCGACTCCCTACTCCAACACCAGAAGGTTGGTTGGAAATTGGTAAGATTGTGGCACCACAAGGCTTGCGTGGGGAGATGCGGGTTTATCCTGACACGGACTTCCCCGAACGCTTTGAGGTCCCTGGAAAACGGTGGTTGTTGCGTCCAGGCGAGACGGAACCGGAACCTGTCGAATTGCTGTCGGGACGTTACGTTGAAGGCAAGAAGTTATGCATCATCAAACTTGCTGGGGTGGAAAATTGCGACCAAGCTGAGGAGTTGCGCGGTTGCAAGTTGATGGTGAAAGATTGCGATCGCCTCCCATTGGGAGAAGATGAATATCATGTCGCAGATTTGATTGGCTTGCAAGTTTTTATGCAGGAATCTGGCGAACTCGTTGGTACAGTGGTAGATGTGATTCCTGCTGGTCATGATTTGTTGGAAGTGCAGCGACACGCTTGTAATGACAAAAAAACAAAAAAAGTTTTGATTCCGTTTGTAAAAGCGATCACGCCAGTTGTAGATATAGCAGCAAGGCGCATTGAAATTACGCCACCAGATGGGTTACTTGAAATCAATGATTAG